The following nucleotide sequence is from Streptomyces caniferus.
CCGGCAGGCGACCGAGCTCGCCGACGCGTTGCAGGTGGAGCGGGACAAGTCGGCCGGTCCGCTGGCCGGCAGCGGCAACACCAAGGACGACGCGAACGTCATCGCGCCCCGTGAGGCCACCGACCGCGCCAAGCTGTCGTTCAACCAGGCCACCGGTGACATCCAGGGCCAGGACGCCACCATGGCCGGTGTCCGCGCGACCGTCCTGGAGATCGGCCGCCAGCTCAACACCCTCAACGAGATCCGCGGCAACGCCTACAAGGACGGCGACAACAGCGCGCGGACCGTCACCAGCTACAACCAGCTGATCAACTCGCTGCTGTCGCTGTCCCAGGACATGGCGCAGGCGACCAGCAACCCGGAGATGATCCGCAGTACCCGTGCGCTGGCGGCGTTCTCGTCGGCCAAGGAGTACGCGTCGATCCAGCGCGCCCTGGTCAGCGCCGGCCTCGCCCACAAGGGCGGCCCCCAGCTCTCCTCCAACGACCGGCTGGCCGGCCGTAACGCCGAGGACAGCGAGAAGGCGGCCCGCGACCGCTTCTCGCAGATCTACACCAACAACGCCGGCGCGCTCACCCGCGGTCTGGACGGCAACAACGACGAGATCAAGGCCGCGGTCGCCTTCGCGCACCGCGCCTTCGCCAGCGGTTCCGGCATCCGCAGCCAGGACTACCGCTACCTCGACTGGTACGACTCCGACACCGTCAAGATCGACGAGATGTCGCGGATCGAGACCACGCTGCTCTCCGAGATGGAGCAGAAGTCCCGCGAGCTGCGCAACGAGGCCACCCAGTCCGCGATCATCAGCGGTGCGCTGATCCTGCTCGTCCTCGGCGTCTCGCTGGTCGGCGCGTTCGTCGTGGCCCGCTCCATGGTCCGCTCGCTGCGCCGGCTGCAGGACACCGCGCAGAAGGTCGCCCAGGACCGGCTGCCCGAACTCGTCAAGCAGCTCTCCGAGTCCGACCCGCAGGACGTGGACACCTCCGTCCAGTCGGTCGGTGTGCACAGCCGGGACGAGATCGGCCGGGTGGCCGCGGCCTTCGACGACGTGCACCGCGAGGCGGTCCGCCTCGCCTCCGAGCAGGCGCTGCTGCGGGGCAACGTCAACGCGATGTTCACCAACCTCTCGCGCCGTTCGCAGGGCCTCATCCAGCGTCAGCTCTCGCTCATCTCCGAACTGGAGTCCCGCGAGGCCGACCCGGACCAGCTCTCCTCGCTCTTCAAGCTCGACCACCTCGCCACCCGTATGCGCCGTAACGGCGAGAACCTCCTGGTCCTCGCCGGTGAGGAGCCGGGACGCCGGTGGACGCGGCCGGTGCCGCTGGTCGACGTCCTGCGTGCCGCCGCCTCCGAGGTGGAGCAGTACGAGCGGATCGAGCTCAACGCCGTTCCGCAGACCGAGGTCGCGGGCCGGGTCGTCAACGACCTCGTGCACCTGCTCGCCGAGCTGCTGGAGAACGCCACCTCGTTCTCCTCCCCGCAGACCAAGGTCAAGGTCACCGGTCACGCGCTGCCCGACGGCCGGGTGCTGGTCGAGATCCACGACACCGGTATCGGCCTGTCCCCCGAGGACCTCTCGGCGATCAACGAGCGGCTGGCCAGCCCGCCGACCGTGGACGTCTCGGTGTCCCGGCGCATGGGTCTGTTCGTGGTCGGCCGCCTGTCGCTGCGACACGGCATCCGTATCCAGCTGCGGCCCTCCGACTCCGGCGGCACCACCGCGCTGGTCATGCTGCCGGTCGACCTCGCCCAGGGCGGCAAGAAGCCGGCGCCGAGCAACGCCAAGGGCGGTTCCGGCGAGGTCGGCGGCCAGCCCTCCAGCAGGCTCGCGGGGCTGCAGCCGCGCGGCCAGGTCGGTTCGGGCCCCTCGGCCGGCGGGCGCCCCGCGCTGCCCGGCCGCGGCGGCCCCGGCGGCGGTGCGCCGAACGCCTTCGGTGCCGCGGCACCGACCGGTCGTACGGCACCTCCCGGCGCGGGTGCGCCCGGCGCCCCGGCACGCGGCGGGGAGGCCCGCCCGGCCGCCGGCCGCCCCGGTGCCTCGCGTCCCTCGCTGCCCACCCGCGGCGCGGACAGCGGTCCGGCGCCCACCGTGGCACCGCCCACCGGCGCACCGCGCCGCGAGGAGCGCCCGCAGCTGCCGGCGCGGGGCCCCGCGGCCGAGCTGCCGGGCCGTTCGCCCGCCGACGGCCAGGGTGGCCGGGGCGGTCAGGACACTCAGCAGCCGGGCGGTACGAGCTGGGGTGCCCGCCGTGAGCGCGGCGCCTCCGACGACTGGCCGCTGGCGCCCCGCGAGGCGCAGGACCAGCCGCGTGGCCACGAGGAGCCGGAGAGCACCGGCAGCTTCGAGCGGCCCGCGCCGAGCGGCGGCCCCGGTGACACCGCGGCGTTCGCCCGTCCCGACTTCAACGGTCCGCCGCCCGCCGCGGACGGCTCCCAGGGCGGGCGCGGCCCGCAGGGCGCGCGTCCGGCCGGCCGGGGTGCGGGCGACGGGCCCGCTGACACCGGGCAGTTCGCCCTGCCGAGCAGCGACACGGGCCAGTACGAGACGAACCGGTACGACACCGGCCAGTACGAGACGGGCCAGTTCCCGCAGCCGGACAGCGACACCGGGCAGTACGAGCGCCCGGCCGCCGACACCGGCCAGTACCAGCGGTCCGACAGCGACACCGGCCAGTACCAGCGGCCGGACGCCGACCGTGGTGCGTACGCCGAGGAGTCGCAGGGCACCGGGCAGTTCCCGGTGCAGCAGCCGCAGGAGAGCGGTGCGCCGTCCGCCGATGTGCTCGGCGGCGCGGACGCCGGTCCCGGTGACGGCCGTACGCCGATCTTCGACACCATCGAGTCCAACTGGTTCAACACCCCCGCGGCCGCCGCTGCCGGGGTGGCGCCCCAGAATGCCCCCGAGCCCGAGTCCTCGCGGCTGCCGCGCCGTGGGTCCGCCCAGGGCGGGGCGCGCGACGGCGCCCGCGGCGAGGCACCGGTCAACGGTGCCCGCAACGCGGCGCCCGCCGAGGCCTCGCAGTGGCGCAGCTCGCCGAACGACGAGACCTGGCGGCAGGCGGAGCAGATCCGCCAGCCCGCCGCGGGCGGGATCACCACCTCGGGGCTGCCCCGCCGGGTCCCGCGCGCGAACCTCGTCGCGGGCACCGCGCAGCAGCAGTCCACCCAGAGCGGTCCGCAGGTCTCGCGTGCGCCCGGCGATGTGCGGGGGCGGCTGACCAATCTCCGTCGGGGTATCCAGCAAGGCCGTCAGGCCGGGACGTCGTCCACCGGCAATCACGGCATTGTCGATCCCACACACCAGCAGGAGCGTTAGTTGAGTCCGATGAGCCAGGCGGCGCAGAATCTGAACTGGTTGATCACCAACTTCGTGGACAACACCCCAGGGGTGTCGCACACGGTGGTGGTCTCCGCGGACGGACTGCTCCTCGCCATGTCCGAGGGCTTCCCCCGCGACCGTGCCGACCAGTTGGCGGCGGTGGCCTCCGGCCTGACCTCGCTGACCTCCGGCGCGTCCCGCATCTTCGAGGGCGGGACGGTCAACCAGACCGTTGTGGAGATGGAGCGAGGCTTCCTCTTCATCATGTCCGTCTCGGACGGATCGTCACTGGCCGTACTGGCGCACCCCGAGTGCGACATCGGCCTGGTCGGCTACGAAATGGCGCTGCTGGTCGATCGCGCAGGCACGGTCCTGACGCCCGATCTGCGCGCCGAACTGCAGGGCAGCCTGCTGCACTGAGGCGGCGTCCGCAGCGCCCCACGGTTCAGCAACCCACCATCCATGTGCCGCACCCCCCACCGGCCCCACCCGACGACAGTCAGTTGTCCCGCCCGGAGGACCCATGACCCCGCCACCTGCCACTTCCGGCCCGTACGGCGCCTACAGCCAAGCGCCGTACGGGAGCGAAGGTGACCAGCCGCTGGTGCGCCCGTACGCCATGACCGGAGGCCGGACCAGGCCGCGCTACCAGCTCGCCATAGAGGCGCTGGTCAGCACGACCGCCGACCCCTCTCAGCTGCCCGGGCTGCTGCCCGAGCACCAGCGGATCTGCCACCTGTGCCGTGAGGTGAAGTCGGTCGCCGAGGTCTCCGCGCTGTTGCACATCCCGCTGGGTGTGGCACGCATTCTGGTCGCGGACCTGGCAGAGGCCGGGATGGTGGCGATCCACCAGCCCGGTGGCAGCGGTGAGGCCGGCGGCACGCCGGACGTGACCTTGCTCGAGAGGGTGCTCAGTGGACTTCGCAAGCTCTGACAGCAGCTCCGACGGGAACAGCACCCGCGCCACGACCTCCGCCAAGATCGTGGTGGCGGGGGGCTTCGGCGTGGGCAAGACCACGTTCGTCGGGGCCGTCTCAGAGATCAATCCGCTGCGTACGGAGGCCGTGATGACCTCCGCCTCGGCGGGGATCGACGACCTCAGCCACGTCCAGGACAAGACCACGACGACCGTGGCGATGGACTTCGGCCGGATCACGCTGGACCAGGACCTGATCCTGTACCTCTTCGGTACGCCCGGTCAGGACCGCTTCTGGTTCATGTGGGACGACCTGGTCCGTGGCGCCATCGGCGCCGTGGTCCTGGTCGACACCCGCCGTCTCGCCGACTGCTTCGCCGCCGTCGACTACTTCGAGAACAGCGGGCTGCCGTTCGTCGTCGCCCTCAACGGCTTCGAGGGCCACCAGCCCTACACGCCGGACGAGGTGCGCGAGGCGCTGCAGATCGGCCCGGGGGCCCCGATCATCACGACCGACGCCCGCCACCGCAGCGAGGCCAAGAGCGCGCTCATCACGCTCGTGGAGCACGCTTTGATGGCCCGGCTGAAGTAAGGCGCGGACGGCCCGCCCGGCGTCCGGAGCGGGCCGTACAGCGCATGTCACCGGTGGGGCCGCGCAGCCTGCCCCGGCCGGGTTCCCGGCATCCGTGAGTGGATCTGTGTCCTTCGACACGCCCACAAATTTGCTTCATAACGTTTCGACAGTGAATCAGCGGGCTTTCGACACCCCGCGCGCATGCCCGGCTTCGCTGCGCTCACAATTCTCCTGCATTTTGGCGTCGCTCGCCCTTAACGCCCCTTTTATCTCAAGCCCTTTCGGCCCCGCTCCAGCTTTCCCCAGTGTTTGGAACGCACCGCCCTGACGTGCTGAAATTCGCTGAACTCCGGAGTAGGAACGCCCAGAAGAAACGGCACAGCAAATCAGTGCCGGCGCCGAGAGGTTGTTGGTCGAGTGAGGCGAAGCAAGGCGAGCCCCGAGCCGCAGGAATCGCGGCGGGGCAACTTCACCCCGCCACCCAGAGGTGGCCTACCGGCTTCCGACGCGCCCGAAAGTACGGTCGCGAAGCCTCCGGTCAGTGGTGGTAAGTACTCCCCGCGCAACTGGCGCGTGGCGACCCGCCTGAACGCCATTCTGCTGATCCCCGTGATGGTCGCCCTGGTCTTCGGCGGTCTGCGGGTGGACAGCTCGTTCGGCACCTGGCAGGAAGCACAGGACGCGGAGAACACCGCGAAGCTGGTGCGCGCCGCGCTCTCCTACAGCACCGCGCTGATCGACGAGCGCGACCGCACCGCGGCGCCGCTGCTGAAGGGCAAGAAGGACGACCCGGTCGTCCAGCAGGCGCGGGACACCACCGACGCCGCCGCCGACACGTTCCACCAGGCCGCCAAGGCCGTTCCGGACAAGCCGGGCCTCAACCGCCGTCTCGCCGCGTTCGAGAAGGTCGAGCCCAAGCTCCAGAAGCTGCGCCAGGCCGCCTACACCTCCCGGCTGCACGGCGTGCAGACCGAAGAGGGCTATGTCGAGGTCCAGCACCCGCTGATGGAGTTCGCCAACGAACTCGGCCTGGGCACCGGCAACATCACCTCCTACGGCCGTACGGTCTACGCCATCGCGCTGGCCAAGGCCGCCGAGTCGCTCGAGCGCTCCATCGGCACCCACCTCCTGGTGGACCCGGCGACCCCGCAGGGCGGCAAGGAGCACAAGCTCCAGCTGACCGCCTTCGCGTCGTACCGCTACCTGGAGGGCATCGCCATCGGCGAGTACACCTCCGGCGGTACGCCCGAGGACGTCGAGCGGCTGACCAGGGACGCCGGGGCGCTCAAGCAGGCCGCGCAGCAGAAGGTCGCACGGGCAAAGGCGCAGGCGCAGGCCGCAGGCCGGCCGTTCCGCACCCCGCCGTCGATCGACCAGATGTCCACGCTGATGGCCACCGGCGCGGCGCCGGAGACGCTCGGCGTCCGCGGCATCACCTCCGACAGCTACTTCGCGGCTGCGACCGGCAAGTTCGACATGTACCGGTCCATCGAGAAGGACCTGGCGGACAAGGCCGTGAACGAGGCGGCCCAGATCTCCGAGGACGCCCGGCAGTCCACCTTCGTCGACTCCGGCATCGTGCTGGCCGCGCTGATCATCGCGTTCATCGTGGCCGGTCTCATGGCCCGCCGGATGAGCCGCAACATGCGCCAGCTGCGCACCGCCGCCTTCGGCATCGCCGAGCAGCGGCTGCCGATGCTGGTCGACCAGCTCTCGCGGACCGACCCGGGCCGGGTCGACACCCGGGTGCAGCCCATCCCGATCTCCACCACCGACGAGATCGGCGAGGTCGCCCGCGCCTTCGACCAGGTGCACCGCGAGGCCGTCCGGCTCGCCGCCGAGCAGGCGCTGCTGCGGGGCAACGTCAACGCGATCTTCACCAACCTCTCCAGCCGCAACCAGGGTCTGATCGAGCGCCAGCTGGAGCTGATCACCGACCTCGAGAACAACGAGGCGGACCCGGACCAGCTGGAGAGCCTCTTCCGGCTCGACCACCTCGCCACCCGTATGCGGCGCAACGGCGAGAACCTCCTCATCCTCGCGGGCGAGGAGCCCGGCCGCCGCTGGAACCAGCCGGTGCCGCTGGTCGACGTCCTGCGGGCGGCGACCTCCGAGGTCGAGTCCTACGAGCGAATAGAACTCACCGGCGTCCCCGAGAGCGAGATCCACGGCACCGCCGTGACCGACCTCGTGCACCTGCTGTCCGAGCTGCTGGAGAACGCCACCACGTTCTCCTCCCCGCAGACGAAGGTGCGGGTCGCCGCGACCCGGCTGCCCGACGGCCGGGTGATGATCGAGATCCACGACAAGGGCATCGGGCTCACCCCCGAGGACTTCGCGGACATCAACCACAAGCTGGCCAACCCGCCGAGCGTGGATGCCGCGATCTCCCAGCGCATGGGCCTGTTCGTGGTCGGCCGGCTGGCCGACCGGCACGGGATCCGGGTGCAGCTGCGCCCCTCCGGCGAGCAGGCGGGCACCACGTCCCTGGTCATGCTGCCCGAGGCGATCACCCACGGTGGTGGCGGCGAGGAGCAGTACGAGGACGACTTCACGGTCTCCCGGATCGTTCCGGAGCATCAGCAGGCCTCGTTCGAGCCCCATCAGCGCACCGCCGCCGAGCTGGGCTTCGACGACAGCCACTACGGCCGCACGGACGGCGCGGACCTGGACATGATGGGCCGCTCGCTGCTCCGCGAGGAGCGCCGGGCAGCCCTGGAGGCCCAGACGGGCGGTGACCAGGCCGCCGAGTACCAGGGCGGTGAGCGTCCGCTCTTCCGTGACGAGGTATCGTCCGGCGGTGCCTACCAGGACTACCCGTCCCAGGCATATGCGGAAGCCGATCAACCGCTCTACGACGACCGGTCGCACGGCAACCAGGCATTCGGCGACCCGAGCTTCGCGGAGACCACGGGCCAGCAGCCTTTCCCCTCCCACGAAGCGGCACAGGCGGACGAATGGCCCGAACGTCCCGCATTCGAGGGCTACTTCGGGACCGAAGCGGAATCCGACCGGAATACAACTGCCGCTCCCGCTGACGCCCCCGAGCGCGTACCATTCGAGCGTCCGGGCCCCACACCGAGCGACGCCCCCTCGCTGACGGACGCCGGCCTTCCGCGCCGCGGAGGCCGCGACCAGCAGGCACCGCAGGTGCAGCAGCAGCGGAGCACGCCGGAGACCGGCCAGGACGGCTCCGACTGGCGCAGCTCCAACGATGATCGCTGGGAGAGGGCGGAGCAGCTTCGCGAGCCGAAGGCGGGCGGAGTCACCTCCTCCGGTCTCCCCCGGCGGGTGCCCAAGGCCAACCTGGTCGAAGGTGCCGCGGAGCAGACGCCGCAGGGCGGCCCCCAGGTCTCCCGCGCCCCGGAGGACGTC
It contains:
- a CDS encoding sensor histidine kinase, which translates into the protein MQGRFKRDGSAAADPELRGGTDRASSPQRAQSNGSAGGTLPVDGGGQAPGNDAADSKPKAPKGSSGPGSRIALRNWRISTRLVSLLALPVVAATTLGGMRIGTSMENIDQLDKMQLLTEMTRQATELADALQVERDKSAGPLAGSGNTKDDANVIAPREATDRAKLSFNQATGDIQGQDATMAGVRATVLEIGRQLNTLNEIRGNAYKDGDNSARTVTSYNQLINSLLSLSQDMAQATSNPEMIRSTRALAAFSSAKEYASIQRALVSAGLAHKGGPQLSSNDRLAGRNAEDSEKAARDRFSQIYTNNAGALTRGLDGNNDEIKAAVAFAHRAFASGSGIRSQDYRYLDWYDSDTVKIDEMSRIETTLLSEMEQKSRELRNEATQSAIISGALILLVLGVSLVGAFVVARSMVRSLRRLQDTAQKVAQDRLPELVKQLSESDPQDVDTSVQSVGVHSRDEIGRVAAAFDDVHREAVRLASEQALLRGNVNAMFTNLSRRSQGLIQRQLSLISELESREADPDQLSSLFKLDHLATRMRRNGENLLVLAGEEPGRRWTRPVPLVDVLRAAASEVEQYERIELNAVPQTEVAGRVVNDLVHLLAELLENATSFSSPQTKVKVTGHALPDGRVLVEIHDTGIGLSPEDLSAINERLASPPTVDVSVSRRMGLFVVGRLSLRHGIRIQLRPSDSGGTTALVMLPVDLAQGGKKPAPSNAKGGSGEVGGQPSSRLAGLQPRGQVGSGPSAGGRPALPGRGGPGGGAPNAFGAAAPTGRTAPPGAGAPGAPARGGEARPAAGRPGASRPSLPTRGADSGPAPTVAPPTGAPRREERPQLPARGPAAELPGRSPADGQGGRGGQDTQQPGGTSWGARRERGASDDWPLAPREAQDQPRGHEEPESTGSFERPAPSGGPGDTAAFARPDFNGPPPAADGSQGGRGPQGARPAGRGAGDGPADTGQFALPSSDTGQYETNRYDTGQYETGQFPQPDSDTGQYERPAADTGQYQRSDSDTGQYQRPDADRGAYAEESQGTGQFPVQQPQESGAPSADVLGGADAGPGDGRTPIFDTIESNWFNTPAAAAAGVAPQNAPEPESSRLPRRGSAQGGARDGARGEAPVNGARNAAPAEASQWRSSPNDETWRQAEQIRQPAAGGITTSGLPRRVPRANLVAGTAQQQSTQSGPQVSRAPGDVRGRLTNLRRGIQQGRQAGTSSTGNHGIVDPTHQQER
- a CDS encoding DUF742 domain-containing protein; the encoded protein is MTPPPATSGPYGAYSQAPYGSEGDQPLVRPYAMTGGRTRPRYQLAIEALVSTTADPSQLPGLLPEHQRICHLCREVKSVAEVSALLHIPLGVARILVADLAEAGMVAIHQPGGSGEAGGTPDVTLLERVLSGLRKL
- a CDS encoding sensor histidine kinase produces the protein MRRSKASPEPQESRRGNFTPPPRGGLPASDAPESTVAKPPVSGGKYSPRNWRVATRLNAILLIPVMVALVFGGLRVDSSFGTWQEAQDAENTAKLVRAALSYSTALIDERDRTAAPLLKGKKDDPVVQQARDTTDAAADTFHQAAKAVPDKPGLNRRLAAFEKVEPKLQKLRQAAYTSRLHGVQTEEGYVEVQHPLMEFANELGLGTGNITSYGRTVYAIALAKAAESLERSIGTHLLVDPATPQGGKEHKLQLTAFASYRYLEGIAIGEYTSGGTPEDVERLTRDAGALKQAAQQKVARAKAQAQAAGRPFRTPPSIDQMSTLMATGAAPETLGVRGITSDSYFAAATGKFDMYRSIEKDLADKAVNEAAQISEDARQSTFVDSGIVLAALIIAFIVAGLMARRMSRNMRQLRTAAFGIAEQRLPMLVDQLSRTDPGRVDTRVQPIPISTTDEIGEVARAFDQVHREAVRLAAEQALLRGNVNAIFTNLSSRNQGLIERQLELITDLENNEADPDQLESLFRLDHLATRMRRNGENLLILAGEEPGRRWNQPVPLVDVLRAATSEVESYERIELTGVPESEIHGTAVTDLVHLLSELLENATTFSSPQTKVRVAATRLPDGRVMIEIHDKGIGLTPEDFADINHKLANPPSVDAAISQRMGLFVVGRLADRHGIRVQLRPSGEQAGTTSLVMLPEAITHGGGGEEQYEDDFTVSRIVPEHQQASFEPHQRTAAELGFDDSHYGRTDGADLDMMGRSLLREERRAALEAQTGGDQAAEYQGGERPLFRDEVSSGGAYQDYPSQAYAEADQPLYDDRSHGNQAFGDPSFAETTGQQPFPSHEAAQADEWPERPAFEGYFGTEAESDRNTTAAPADAPERVPFERPGPTPSDAPSLTDAGLPRRGGRDQQAPQVQQQRSTPETGQDGSDWRSSNDDRWERAEQLREPKAGGVTSSGLPRRVPKANLVEGAAEQTPQGGPQVSRAPEDVRGRLSNLRRGVQQGRNVGTDPSGVPQNDQQGYGPGSTYDQER
- a CDS encoding roadblock/LC7 domain-containing protein, with product MSQAAQNLNWLITNFVDNTPGVSHTVVVSADGLLLAMSEGFPRDRADQLAAVASGLTSLTSGASRIFEGGTVNQTVVEMERGFLFIMSVSDGSSLAVLAHPECDIGLVGYEMALLVDRAGTVLTPDLRAELQGSLLH
- a CDS encoding GTP-binding protein is translated as MDFASSDSSSDGNSTRATTSAKIVVAGGFGVGKTTFVGAVSEINPLRTEAVMTSASAGIDDLSHVQDKTTTTVAMDFGRITLDQDLILYLFGTPGQDRFWFMWDDLVRGAIGAVVLVDTRRLADCFAAVDYFENSGLPFVVALNGFEGHQPYTPDEVREALQIGPGAPIITTDARHRSEAKSALITLVEHALMARLK